A window of Rufibacter sp. LB8 contains these coding sequences:
- a CDS encoding enolase C-terminal domain-like protein encodes MLTWHLETRELALRYTWKISRNASDVKTNLFVTVSDGKNQGRGEAAPNVRYGETPELLNQQFDHLQTQGLAEVATIEDFSRITTQVKVMPALRFALESAFIHYLCQKNHQTVTQFLGVEAAASVPTAYSYPIMDPGKIATFTQEHNLHRFEYLKVKVNQESGLDMMTEVARATKQPLMLDANEAWTDPEAFILYLEKLKKLPIIMVEQPLPSALNDEYLFLKKHSPYDLYADESVTDHADWELLQQQFHGVNMKLMKAGGYLNGLAILNKTRSLGMKTMIGCMMETSMGIWSAIQLAHGVNLLDLDGMLIVKDEPFKLVREEAGRLYPVTQP; translated from the coding sequence ATCAGACGTGAAAACCAACCTGTTTGTCACCGTGTCTGACGGTAAAAACCAGGGCAGGGGCGAGGCCGCGCCCAACGTACGCTACGGCGAAACCCCAGAACTTCTCAACCAGCAGTTTGACCACCTGCAAACCCAAGGCTTGGCCGAAGTAGCCACCATAGAAGATTTCAGCCGCATTACAACCCAGGTGAAAGTCATGCCCGCACTGCGGTTCGCGCTGGAGTCGGCGTTCATCCATTACCTGTGCCAGAAAAATCACCAGACCGTCACCCAATTTCTGGGCGTGGAAGCAGCTGCCTCGGTGCCCACCGCGTATTCGTACCCCATCATGGACCCGGGCAAAATTGCCACCTTCACCCAGGAGCACAACCTGCACCGGTTTGAGTACCTCAAGGTGAAAGTAAACCAGGAAAGCGGCCTTGACATGATGACCGAAGTGGCCCGTGCCACCAAGCAGCCACTCATGCTGGACGCCAACGAAGCCTGGACTGACCCCGAAGCCTTTATCCTGTACCTGGAGAAACTCAAGAAACTGCCCATCATCATGGTGGAGCAACCCCTGCCATCGGCGTTGAACGATGAATACCTTTTCCTGAAAAAGCATTCGCCCTATGATCTCTACGCCGATGAATCTGTCACTGACCACGCCGATTGGGAACTCCTGCAGCAACAGTTCCACGGCGTGAACATGAAATTGATGAAGGCCGGCGGTTACCTAAATGGCCTGGCCATCTTAAACAAAACCCGTTCGCTGGGCATGAAAACCATGATTGGCTGCATGATGGAAACGTCCATGGGTATCTGGTCGGCTATACAACTCGCCCACGGCGTGAACCTGCTGGACCTGGACGGTATGCTGATTGTGAAGGATGAACCGTTTAAATTGGTAAGAGAAGAAGCCGGAAGATTGTACCCCGTCACCCAGCCGTAG
- a CDS encoding DUF6799 domain-containing protein gives MLHRTLFAGIFFTAFFVCTTARAQTQGATVEKREAGRTAVNGAAPVRQGIIMRNGKMMEIQPKGYAPLLESKKFSNGATLSPGGHFTAASGQVTQLKDGDRIDLQGNFIPNPVVVQQTTTVSGDTTGLGTQLLQAQALQERLQLLESKRTLLEKKNELLQTTLKDKTKTLNLQKVDADLTQVKQQMAAEEKKKQ, from the coding sequence ATGCTTCACCGAACCCTCTTTGCTGGCATTTTCTTCACTGCTTTTTTCGTTTGCACCACGGCCCGGGCGCAAACGCAGGGCGCCACCGTGGAGAAGCGCGAAGCAGGGCGCACCGCCGTCAACGGCGCGGCCCCGGTACGGCAGGGCATAATCATGCGCAACGGCAAGATGATGGAAATTCAGCCCAAAGGCTACGCACCACTCTTAGAAAGCAAGAAATTCTCTAACGGCGCCACGCTTTCGCCGGGAGGCCACTTCACCGCCGCTTCTGGCCAGGTGACCCAACTCAAAGACGGCGACCGGATAGATTTGCAAGGCAATTTCATTCCCAATCCGGTGGTAGTGCAGCAGACCACCACCGTTTCCGGCGACACCACCGGCCTGGGCACTCAATTGCTGCAGGCCCAGGCCCTGCAGGAACGCCTCCAGTTGCTGGAGAGCAAACGCACCCTGTTAGAAAAGAAAAACGAACTCCTCCAAACCACGCTCAAAGACAAAACCAAAACGCTCAACCTGCAGAAAGTAGACGCTGACCTGACTCAAGTCAAACAGCAAATGGCCGCGGAGGAGAAAAAGAAGCAATAG
- a CDS encoding DedA family protein, whose amino-acid sequence MLALSMKILFFLVAWSELFASPENMIRYGGLALILAVVFVETGLLIGLVIPGGDSLLLATGLLAGADVLTVPLLVLLASMTAAGIAGDLLGFSIGRKMGKKLYHKQDTWYFKRKHLERAEKFYKEKGKSAIVLGKFVPVVRTFNPLLAGATGMEFSRFLLLSAMGTALWICSLVVASYYLGRQFPQLKDYLHYAIPVIIFLSVLPGIIQYFKEKKKNSTAE is encoded by the coding sequence ATGCTTGCACTCTCCATGAAAATACTCTTCTTTTTGGTGGCCTGGTCAGAACTGTTCGCCAGCCCAGAAAACATGATTCGGTATGGTGGCCTGGCCCTTATTCTGGCCGTGGTGTTTGTTGAGACGGGGTTGCTGATTGGCCTGGTGATTCCCGGGGGCGATTCGCTGCTTTTAGCGACGGGCCTGCTGGCGGGTGCCGATGTGCTCACCGTGCCCTTGTTGGTACTGTTGGCCAGCATGACTGCCGCGGGCATTGCGGGTGACCTGCTGGGTTTTAGCATTGGCCGGAAGATGGGCAAGAAACTCTACCACAAACAAGACACCTGGTACTTTAAGCGCAAGCACCTGGAGCGCGCCGAAAAATTCTACAAAGAGAAAGGCAAATCTGCCATTGTGCTGGGCAAGTTTGTGCCGGTGGTGCGCACCTTCAACCCGCTGCTGGCTGGTGCCACCGGCATGGAGTTCAGCCGATTTCTGCTGTTGAGCGCCATGGGCACCGCCCTCTGGATTTGCTCGCTGGTAGTGGCCAGTTATTACCTGGGCCGGCAGTTCCCGCAACTGAAAGACTACCTGCACTACGCCATTCCGGTGATCATCTTTCTATCTGTGTTGCCCGGCATCATCCAGTACTTCAAGGAAAAAAAGAAAAATTCTACTGCAGAGTAA
- a CDS encoding MarR family winged helix-turn-helix transcriptional regulator: MKIEEEIKQPVFKDPYHKAHINLIFTANWVGLRQSNLFKPFGVTLPQYNVLRILRGQHPKPATVNLIIERMLDKTSNASRIVDKLEVKQLVTRTQCATDRRTVDILITEKGLALLKQMDEVEDLKKVGVHNLSAQEATLLSDLLDKIRD; encoded by the coding sequence ATGAAAATAGAAGAAGAAATAAAGCAGCCGGTCTTTAAAGACCCTTACCATAAGGCTCATATCAACCTTATCTTCACCGCCAACTGGGTAGGGCTCAGGCAGTCAAACCTGTTCAAACCTTTTGGCGTGACCTTGCCCCAGTACAACGTGTTGCGCATCTTGCGGGGCCAGCACCCCAAACCGGCCACCGTGAACCTGATCATTGAGCGCATGCTGGACAAAACCTCCAACGCCTCCAGAATTGTAGACAAGCTGGAAGTCAAACAGTTGGTCACGCGCACCCAATGCGCCACCGACCGCCGCACCGTGGACATCCTGATCACCGAGAAAGGCCTGGCCCTGTTAAAACAGATGGACGAAGTGGAAGACCTTAAGAAAGTGGGCGTCCATAACCTGAGTGCGCAGGAAGCTACCCTGTTAAGTGATCTGTTAGATAAAATCAGGGATTAA
- a CDS encoding YceI family protein gives MKKIYLPVLLAAALGVSAFTLNTAAPAKRNALVVAAPNAAQSYTVQTDASTITWVGRKVTGEHTGNIKLASGTILFNKSMLRGGTFVMDMSSITCTDLQGNSNKNLVNHLRSDDFFSVEKNPTAMFAITNLAERPNAKNGAANYTITGDLTIKGIVNQVSFPAFVTVKKGVATAKATLKFDRTKWDIKYRSGNFFENIGDKAIHDDVELKIELVAKETAVAKKDKKEKDVAKS, from the coding sequence ATGAAAAAGATATACCTACCTGTTTTACTGGCTGCCGCCCTGGGCGTGTCTGCCTTTACCTTGAACACCGCGGCGCCTGCCAAGAGAAACGCGTTGGTAGTGGCAGCGCCCAACGCCGCCCAAAGTTATACCGTGCAGACCGATGCCAGCACCATAACCTGGGTGGGCCGCAAAGTGACCGGCGAGCATACCGGCAACATCAAGCTGGCCAGCGGCACCATTCTGTTCAACAAAAGCATGCTGCGCGGCGGTACGTTTGTCATGGACATGTCCTCCATCACCTGCACTGACCTGCAGGGCAACTCCAACAAAAACCTGGTGAACCACCTGCGCTCAGATGATTTCTTCTCTGTGGAGAAAAACCCGACGGCCATGTTCGCCATTACCAACCTGGCCGAGCGCCCCAACGCCAAAAACGGCGCCGCCAACTACACCATCACCGGTGATCTCACCATTAAAGGCATTGTAAACCAGGTTTCTTTCCCGGCGTTTGTGACCGTGAAGAAAGGCGTGGCCACCGCCAAAGCCACTCTTAAGTTTGACCGCACCAAGTGGGACATCAAGTACCGTTCCGGCAACTTCTTTGAGAACATTGGTGACAAAGCCATTCATGATGATGTGGAACTGAAGATTGAACTGGTAGCCAAAGAAACCGCCGTTGCCAAAAAAGACAAAAAAGAGAAAGACGTAGCCAAGTCGTAG